Proteins found in one Leguminivora glycinivorella isolate SPB_JAAS2020 chromosome 22, LegGlyc_1.1, whole genome shotgun sequence genomic segment:
- the LOC125237845 gene encoding mastermind-like protein 2 isoform X1: protein MARWCAILALCALAAAAYTNASEAQSAQARLQQIRKRARSADLSPVKQAEVDEMVSNLLQWIQGFYQQRNRKARQYFGGKPERPRPFEPASYLPPYPPAGQRPTPSYNEGPSPSYQPSQPSPSPSFPSPTQPEQPSYQPSQPPYQPSQPTQPPYQPSQPSQPSQPSQPSYQPSQPTQPSYQPSQPGYQPSQPTSPPYQPSRPNKPDDTTLPPYEEPEQPQEPQQPQRPQEPQQPQQPQQPDTGSDGSSSSQTPAVPDDDDRHPPHIHAITVDCGKEMMTINIEFNKVYNGIIYSQDHYNEPECVYVRENSGQIKYSFTVSLNTCGTRFFSDFENEGQAYLENVLVLQNEPGIQEVWDHIRRVRCLWEGNLTKQLVSSLSVGMLNQITSNFSGDTAMARLDIQTGRGPFAPEANGLVKIGEIMTLVVTVTGDAGFDIFVRECVARDSENRHVVPLTDSNGCVLKPKIFGAFQKTRDTGNTGASIIAYAFFNAFKFPDEMDLIIQCDVELCKTDCDACPNPGSIEPRRRRRDIIHFGNRTYEPSTTIAKGLRVVFAEDLPKDNDNFCISPTAAMWGSVLVLFGSLMTSLAVSYLWQRARGSSKFL from the exons AACAAATACGCAAACGCGCTAGGAGTG CCGACCTGTCTCCGGTCAAGCAGGCGGAAGTCGATGAGATGGTCAGCAACCTTCTCCAATGGATTCAGGGCTTTTATCAACAGAGGAACAGAAAAG CTCGCCAGTACTTCGGGGGAAAACCCGAAAGACCAAGGCCATTCGAACCAGCTAGCTACCTGCCGCCATATCCACCAGCAGGCCAGCGACCGACACCTTCATACAACGAAGGGCCCTCGCCGTCCTACCAGCCCAGCCAACCATCACCGAGCCCGTCATTCCCGTCGCCAACTCAACCAGAACAGCCATCCTACCAACCCAGCCAACCTCCCTACCAGCCAAGCCAGCCTACCCAACCACCATACCAACCAAGTCAACCGAGCCAGCCTAGCCAACCGTCTCAACCTTCATACCAGCCTAGTCAGCCCACTCAACCGAGTTACCAGCCTAGCCAACCAGGGTATCAACCTAGTCAGCCCACCTCGCCCCCGTATCAGCCCAGCCGACCGAACAAACCCGATGACACCACTCTCCCACCCTATGAAGAACCCGAGCAGCCTCAGGAACCCCAACAGCCACAGCGACCCCAAGAGCCGCAGCAACCGCAGCAGCCTCAACAGCCTGACACTGGCAGCGACGGTTCATCATCATCCCAAACTCCTGCAGTGCCCGACGATGATGACCGCCACCCTCCGCACATCCACGCTATCACTGTCGACTGCGGCAAAGAAATGATGACCATCAACATTGAATTCAACAAAGTTTACAACGGAATAATCTACTCCCAAGACCATTACAATGAGCCTGAATGCGTATACGTTAGAGAAAACTCGGGTCAAATAAAATACTCCTTCACGGTCAGCTTAAACACCTGTGGAACTAGGTTCTTCAGCGACTTTGAGAACGAAGGTCAGGCATACTTGGAAAACGTGCTGGTGCTTCAAAACGAACCTGGCATTCAAGAAGTGTGGGACCACATTCGCCGCGTCAGGTGCCTATGGGAGGGCAACCTTACCAAGCAGCTGGTATCTTCATTAAGCGTCGGTATGCTGAACCAGATTACGAGCAACTTCAGTGGTGATACTGCCATGGCCCGTCTAGACATCCAGACAGGACGTGGTCCATTCGCGCCTGAAGCCAACGGCTTGGTCAAGATTGGAGAAATCATGACACTAGTCGTCACAGTAACTGGTGATGCCGGCTTTGACATATTCGTCCGAGAGTGCGTGGCTCGCGATTCCGAGAACCGCCATGTGGTTCCGTTGACTGACAGTAACGGCTGTGTGTTGAAGCCTAAGATATTCGGTGCCTTCCAGAAGACTAGAGATACTGGGAATACTGGAGCGTCGATTATAGCGTACGCATTCTTCAACGCGTTCAAGTTCCCTGATGAAATGGATTTGATCATCCAATGCGATGTGGAGTTGTGTAAGACGGATTGCGACGCGTGCCCCAACCCTGGTAGTATCGAGCCCAGGAGGCGAAGAAGAGATATCATTCATTTCGGAAACAGAACATATGAGCCTTCGACTACCATCGCAAAGGGCTTGAGAGTAGTATTTGCGGAGGATTTGCCAAAGGACAACGACAATTTCTGTATATCCCCCACGGCTGCCATGTGGGGTAGCGTGTTGGTACTCTTCGGTTCATTAATGACTAGCTTAGCAGTATCCTACCTCTGGCAGAGAGCTCGGGGTTCAAGCaagtttttataa
- the LOC125237845 gene encoding uncharacterized protein LOC125237845 isoform X2, producing MARWCAILALCALAAAAYTNASEAQSAQARLPDLSPVKQAEVDEMVSNLLQWIQGFYQQRNRKARQYFGGKPERPRPFEPASYLPPYPPAGQRPTPSYNEGPSPSYQPSQPSPSPSFPSPTQPEQPSYQPSQPPYQPSQPTQPPYQPSQPSQPSQPSQPSYQPSQPTQPSYQPSQPGYQPSQPTSPPYQPSRPNKPDDTTLPPYEEPEQPQEPQQPQRPQEPQQPQQPQQPDTGSDGSSSSQTPAVPDDDDRHPPHIHAITVDCGKEMMTINIEFNKVYNGIIYSQDHYNEPECVYVRENSGQIKYSFTVSLNTCGTRFFSDFENEGQAYLENVLVLQNEPGIQEVWDHIRRVRCLWEGNLTKQLVSSLSVGMLNQITSNFSGDTAMARLDIQTGRGPFAPEANGLVKIGEIMTLVVTVTGDAGFDIFVRECVARDSENRHVVPLTDSNGCVLKPKIFGAFQKTRDTGNTGASIIAYAFFNAFKFPDEMDLIIQCDVELCKTDCDACPNPGSIEPRRRRRDIIHFGNRTYEPSTTIAKGLRVVFAEDLPKDNDNFCISPTAAMWGSVLVLFGSLMTSLAVSYLWQRARGSSKFL from the exons CCGACCTGTCTCCGGTCAAGCAGGCGGAAGTCGATGAGATGGTCAGCAACCTTCTCCAATGGATTCAGGGCTTTTATCAACAGAGGAACAGAAAAG CTCGCCAGTACTTCGGGGGAAAACCCGAAAGACCAAGGCCATTCGAACCAGCTAGCTACCTGCCGCCATATCCACCAGCAGGCCAGCGACCGACACCTTCATACAACGAAGGGCCCTCGCCGTCCTACCAGCCCAGCCAACCATCACCGAGCCCGTCATTCCCGTCGCCAACTCAACCAGAACAGCCATCCTACCAACCCAGCCAACCTCCCTACCAGCCAAGCCAGCCTACCCAACCACCATACCAACCAAGTCAACCGAGCCAGCCTAGCCAACCGTCTCAACCTTCATACCAGCCTAGTCAGCCCACTCAACCGAGTTACCAGCCTAGCCAACCAGGGTATCAACCTAGTCAGCCCACCTCGCCCCCGTATCAGCCCAGCCGACCGAACAAACCCGATGACACCACTCTCCCACCCTATGAAGAACCCGAGCAGCCTCAGGAACCCCAACAGCCACAGCGACCCCAAGAGCCGCAGCAACCGCAGCAGCCTCAACAGCCTGACACTGGCAGCGACGGTTCATCATCATCCCAAACTCCTGCAGTGCCCGACGATGATGACCGCCACCCTCCGCACATCCACGCTATCACTGTCGACTGCGGCAAAGAAATGATGACCATCAACATTGAATTCAACAAAGTTTACAACGGAATAATCTACTCCCAAGACCATTACAATGAGCCTGAATGCGTATACGTTAGAGAAAACTCGGGTCAAATAAAATACTCCTTCACGGTCAGCTTAAACACCTGTGGAACTAGGTTCTTCAGCGACTTTGAGAACGAAGGTCAGGCATACTTGGAAAACGTGCTGGTGCTTCAAAACGAACCTGGCATTCAAGAAGTGTGGGACCACATTCGCCGCGTCAGGTGCCTATGGGAGGGCAACCTTACCAAGCAGCTGGTATCTTCATTAAGCGTCGGTATGCTGAACCAGATTACGAGCAACTTCAGTGGTGATACTGCCATGGCCCGTCTAGACATCCAGACAGGACGTGGTCCATTCGCGCCTGAAGCCAACGGCTTGGTCAAGATTGGAGAAATCATGACACTAGTCGTCACAGTAACTGGTGATGCCGGCTTTGACATATTCGTCCGAGAGTGCGTGGCTCGCGATTCCGAGAACCGCCATGTGGTTCCGTTGACTGACAGTAACGGCTGTGTGTTGAAGCCTAAGATATTCGGTGCCTTCCAGAAGACTAGAGATACTGGGAATACTGGAGCGTCGATTATAGCGTACGCATTCTTCAACGCGTTCAAGTTCCCTGATGAAATGGATTTGATCATCCAATGCGATGTGGAGTTGTGTAAGACGGATTGCGACGCGTGCCCCAACCCTGGTAGTATCGAGCCCAGGAGGCGAAGAAGAGATATCATTCATTTCGGAAACAGAACATATGAGCCTTCGACTACCATCGCAAAGGGCTTGAGAGTAGTATTTGCGGAGGATTTGCCAAAGGACAACGACAATTTCTGTATATCCCCCACGGCTGCCATGTGGGGTAGCGTGTTGGTACTCTTCGGTTCATTAATGACTAGCTTAGCAGTATCCTACCTCTGGCAGAGAGCTCGGGGTTCAAGCaagtttttataa
- the LOC125237845 gene encoding uncharacterized protein LOC125237845 isoform X3 — protein MARWCAILALCALAAAAYTNASEAQSAQARLPRQYFGGKPERPRPFEPASYLPPYPPAGQRPTPSYNEGPSPSYQPSQPSPSPSFPSPTQPEQPSYQPSQPPYQPSQPTQPPYQPSQPSQPSQPSQPSYQPSQPTQPSYQPSQPGYQPSQPTSPPYQPSRPNKPDDTTLPPYEEPEQPQEPQQPQRPQEPQQPQQPQQPDTGSDGSSSSQTPAVPDDDDRHPPHIHAITVDCGKEMMTINIEFNKVYNGIIYSQDHYNEPECVYVRENSGQIKYSFTVSLNTCGTRFFSDFENEGQAYLENVLVLQNEPGIQEVWDHIRRVRCLWEGNLTKQLVSSLSVGMLNQITSNFSGDTAMARLDIQTGRGPFAPEANGLVKIGEIMTLVVTVTGDAGFDIFVRECVARDSENRHVVPLTDSNGCVLKPKIFGAFQKTRDTGNTGASIIAYAFFNAFKFPDEMDLIIQCDVELCKTDCDACPNPGSIEPRRRRRDIIHFGNRTYEPSTTIAKGLRVVFAEDLPKDNDNFCISPTAAMWGSVLVLFGSLMTSLAVSYLWQRARGSSKFL, from the coding sequence CTCGCCAGTACTTCGGGGGAAAACCCGAAAGACCAAGGCCATTCGAACCAGCTAGCTACCTGCCGCCATATCCACCAGCAGGCCAGCGACCGACACCTTCATACAACGAAGGGCCCTCGCCGTCCTACCAGCCCAGCCAACCATCACCGAGCCCGTCATTCCCGTCGCCAACTCAACCAGAACAGCCATCCTACCAACCCAGCCAACCTCCCTACCAGCCAAGCCAGCCTACCCAACCACCATACCAACCAAGTCAACCGAGCCAGCCTAGCCAACCGTCTCAACCTTCATACCAGCCTAGTCAGCCCACTCAACCGAGTTACCAGCCTAGCCAACCAGGGTATCAACCTAGTCAGCCCACCTCGCCCCCGTATCAGCCCAGCCGACCGAACAAACCCGATGACACCACTCTCCCACCCTATGAAGAACCCGAGCAGCCTCAGGAACCCCAACAGCCACAGCGACCCCAAGAGCCGCAGCAACCGCAGCAGCCTCAACAGCCTGACACTGGCAGCGACGGTTCATCATCATCCCAAACTCCTGCAGTGCCCGACGATGATGACCGCCACCCTCCGCACATCCACGCTATCACTGTCGACTGCGGCAAAGAAATGATGACCATCAACATTGAATTCAACAAAGTTTACAACGGAATAATCTACTCCCAAGACCATTACAATGAGCCTGAATGCGTATACGTTAGAGAAAACTCGGGTCAAATAAAATACTCCTTCACGGTCAGCTTAAACACCTGTGGAACTAGGTTCTTCAGCGACTTTGAGAACGAAGGTCAGGCATACTTGGAAAACGTGCTGGTGCTTCAAAACGAACCTGGCATTCAAGAAGTGTGGGACCACATTCGCCGCGTCAGGTGCCTATGGGAGGGCAACCTTACCAAGCAGCTGGTATCTTCATTAAGCGTCGGTATGCTGAACCAGATTACGAGCAACTTCAGTGGTGATACTGCCATGGCCCGTCTAGACATCCAGACAGGACGTGGTCCATTCGCGCCTGAAGCCAACGGCTTGGTCAAGATTGGAGAAATCATGACACTAGTCGTCACAGTAACTGGTGATGCCGGCTTTGACATATTCGTCCGAGAGTGCGTGGCTCGCGATTCCGAGAACCGCCATGTGGTTCCGTTGACTGACAGTAACGGCTGTGTGTTGAAGCCTAAGATATTCGGTGCCTTCCAGAAGACTAGAGATACTGGGAATACTGGAGCGTCGATTATAGCGTACGCATTCTTCAACGCGTTCAAGTTCCCTGATGAAATGGATTTGATCATCCAATGCGATGTGGAGTTGTGTAAGACGGATTGCGACGCGTGCCCCAACCCTGGTAGTATCGAGCCCAGGAGGCGAAGAAGAGATATCATTCATTTCGGAAACAGAACATATGAGCCTTCGACTACCATCGCAAAGGGCTTGAGAGTAGTATTTGCGGAGGATTTGCCAAAGGACAACGACAATTTCTGTATATCCCCCACGGCTGCCATGTGGGGTAGCGTGTTGGTACTCTTCGGTTCATTAATGACTAGCTTAGCAGTATCCTACCTCTGGCAGAGAGCTCGGGGTTCAAGCaagtttttataa